From the Periophthalmus magnuspinnatus isolate fPerMag1 chromosome 1, fPerMag1.2.pri, whole genome shotgun sequence genome, one window contains:
- the ppp1r12c gene encoding protein phosphatase 1 regulatory subunit 12C, translating into MGDSARSKRREQLKRWAGSCTDKASAVPRRRWRGDAEERAPLNPEAKHYEQPTNEPESGEGEHISPLIKRRKSVRFDRAAEFLATCASGDTEEAQVMLTEARLTNREDGQDIINCSNADGITALHQACIDGSMEMVTFLLENGASVNQVDSEGWTPLHVAASCGYSEIAEYLLQHDACLSAVNCDGDVPLDIALDETTESLIQKFTVKQGVDLEAAKRVEEEQIMTDARAWLTEGPPTDLQHPKTGATPLHVAAAKGYLEALKILCQCGLDVSAKDNDGWTPLHAAAHWGQGEACHILAEQLCNMDARSNSGQTPFDVADESVEELLEELTQKQANWRKEQSILDRQNQQGSTTANAQNKRRRSSVCRMSSKDKMNIQDQSKERGVSGDEFNEEKESSPESSAVSSPETESMTTSTISPADKTPEENDDEEKEQDDKANRTARVQPTPQTKDSPADSPNTPSSDRRKFQAPVRDEESESQRKARSRLLRQTRRSTQGVTLTDLKEAEKNVSKAAEPTPARTVQPVSPIITLTPAERDTDPVKQEEPEAEKKLGVRDRRRGRRERRSTGIVHAGGENDEDDAPPEETNGDSTIQGNKFDDSSADYRTLYFKVLQENLSLKDRLQETELLLSQNKVELERLRQSQEGTTDRPALLELERFEKLTLQRRAVEMEDELKILGDLKADNQRLKDENAALIRVISKLSR; encoded by the exons ATGGGGGACTCGGCCAGGTCCAAGCGGCGAGAGCAGCTCAAGCGATGGGCCGGCTCCTGCACGGACAAAGCCTCGGCGGTGcccaggaggaggtggaggggcgACGCCGAAGAGAGAGCTCCACTAAACCCGGAGGCCAAGCACTACGAGCAGCCAACTAACGAGCCAGAGTCCGGGGAAGGAGAGCATATCAGCCCCCTTATCAAGAGACG GAAAAGTGTAAGGTTCGATCGCGCGGCTGAGTTCTTGGCGACATGTGCGAgtggagacacagaggaggccCAGGTGATGCTAACCGAAGCTCGACTGACGAACAGAGAAGATGGTCAGGACATCATCAACTGTTCAAACGCAGACGGGATAACTGCTCTGCACCAG GCCTGTATAGACGGCAGTATGGAGATGGTGACGTTCCTGTTGGAAAATGGGGCCAGTGTGAACCAGGTGGACAGCGAAGGATGGACTCCACTGCACGTGGCTGCTTCTTGTGGATATTCAGAGATAGCAGA GTACCTCCTGCAGCATGATGCCTGCCTATCTGCAGTGAACTGTGATGGTGATGTTCCTTTGGACATTGCATTGGATGAAACCACAGAATCCCTCATTCAGAAATTCACAGTTAAACAAG GTGTGGACTTGGAGGCCGCCAAacgggtggaggaggagcagatcaTGACAGACGCTCGGGCCTGGCTCACAGAGGGACCCCCGACCGACTTACAACACCCCAAAACAGGAGCCACCCCTCTGCATGTGGCAGCCGCTAAAGGCTATCTAGAGGCTCTCAA AATACTGTGTCAATGTGGACTGGATGTTTCGGCCAAAGACAATGATGGCTGGACACCTCTCCATGCGGCGGCACACTGGGGTCAGGGAGAAGCCTGTCACATTTTGGCTGAACAGTTGTGCAACATGGACGCACGCAGCAACTCT GGCCAGACACCATTTGACGTTGCAGATGAAAGTGTTGAGGAGCTCCTTGAGGAGTTAACACAGAAACAAGCCAAT TGGCGTAAGGAACAGTCCATATTGGATAGACAAAACCAACAAGGCTCCACCACtgcaaatgcacaaaacaaacgGCGGAG GAGCTCTGTCTGCAGGATGAGTAGCAAAGACAAGATGAATATACAGGACCAGTCTAAAGAAAGGGGTGTGTCTGGAGATGAGTTcaatgaggagaaagagagcagtcctg AAAGCTCTGCAGTTTCCAGTCCAGAAACGGAGAGCATGACCACTTCTACTATTAGTCCTGCTGATAAG ACCCCAGAAGAAAATGATGACGAGGAGAAGGAACAGGACGACAAGGCAAACCGTACAGCACGAGTCCAACCCACTCCACAAACAAAAGACTCCCCGGCCGATAGCCCCAACACTCCCAGCTCTGATCGGAGAAA GTTCCAGGCTCCAGTCAGAGACGAAGAGTCCGAGTCCCAGAGAAAAGCTCGCTCTCGACTGCTTCGACAGACACGGCGCTCcacacag GGCGTGACTCTCACAGATCTTAAAGAAGCAGAGAAGAATGTCTCCAAAGCAGCTGAACCAACTCCTGCTCGGACTGTCCAACCAGTGAGCCCCATTATTACTCTGACCCCTGCGGAAAGAG ACACTGACCCGGTGAAGCAGGAGGAGCCTGAAGCGGAGAAGAAGCTGGGCGTTCGAGACCGGAggcgagggaggagagagaggcgctCCACTGGGATTGTCCACGCGGGAGGAGAG AATGACGAAGACGATGCTCCACCAGAGGAAACCAATGGGGACAGCACAATACA aGGGAATAAATTTGACGATTCATCTGCTGACTATAGGACG CTGTACTTCAAGGTGCTGCAGGAGAATCTATCTTTAAAGGACCGGCTGCAGGAAACAGAGCTGCTGCTGAGTCAGAACAAAGTGGAGCTGGAGAGACTTCGACAG AGTCAAGAGGGAACTACTGACCGGCCAGCACTGCTAGAGCTGGAGAGATTt GAGAAGTTGACTCTACAGCGGAGAGCAGTGGAAATGGAGGATGAACTCaag ATTTTGGGAGACTTGAAAGCCGACAACCAGAGACTCAAAGATGAAAATGCGGCGCTTATTCGAGTGATCAGCAAACTTTCGAGATGA
- the LOC117394074 gene encoding nicotinate-nucleotide pyrophosphorylase [carboxylating]-like, producing MPLSIKQKTSRNTAHRLGVKLHVSCALDCCSLWPYKPATMQQVKTPSSNPSLAHSLPPLTLTRLAQEWLAEDTPHLDPAGVCVGTKEVEAKLLCKSPNSVLAGSPFFTAVFREVGCSVEWRYQDGERIGADAVTLTAVVKGPANCLLLGERPALNCLARASGIATRCSELRTSAAAVGWSGEVAGTRKTTPGFRLVEKYAMLVGGASTHRHDLSGMVMLKDNHVWASGSITEAVRAARAVCGFSSKVEVECQSVEEGSEAAAAGADIVMLDNFQPQELHAAAQRLKKDFPSILIEASGGVSPETLQQFCSPHIDVISLGCITQGCPVVDFSLKVIH from the exons ATGCCCCTCTccataaaacagaaaacaagccgAAACACAGCACACAGACTTGGGGTCAAACTCCACGTTTCTTGTGCTCTGGACTGCTGCTCACTTTGGCCATACAAACCAGCAACAATGCAACAAGTGAA GACGCCTTCCTCAAACCCATCTCTGGCGCACTCATTGccccctctcactctcactcgaCTGGCCCAGGAGTGGCTGGCAGAGGACACCCCACATCTGGACCCTGCTGGAGTGTGCGTGGGGACCAAAGAAGTGGAGGCAAAGCTTCTTTGTAAAAGCCCAAACAGTGTTCTGGCCGGGAGCCCTTTCTTCACCGCAGTGTTCAGGGAGGTGGGCTGCTCTGTGGAGTGGAGATACCAGGATGGAGAGCGAATTG GTGCAGATGCTGTCACACTGACTGCTGTAGTGAAAGGCCCAGCAAACTGCCTTCTTTTGGGGGAGAGGCCTGCTCTCAACTGCCTGGCTCGCGCCTCAGGGATAGCCACGCGCTGCTCAGAGCTCCGGACCTCAGCAGCTGCCGTCGGGTGGAGCGGAGAAGTGGCCGGGACTCGAAAAACCACCCCCGGCTTCCGTCTGGTGGAGAAGTACGCTATGTTGGTGGGAGGAGcatccacacacagacacgacCTGAGTGGGATGGTGATGCTGAAAGACAACCATGTGTGGGCCTCAGGGAGCATCACAGag GCCGTGAGGGCAGCCAGAGCCGTGTGTGGCTTCAGCAGTAAAGTGGAGGTTGAATGTCAGTCTGTGGAGGAGGGTTCAGAGGCGGCTGCTGCTGGAGCTGATATAGTGATGCTGGACAACTTCCAACCACAG GAGCTTCACGCAGCCGCTCAGAGACTCAAAAAGGACTTCCCATCTATTCTGATCGAGGCCAGTGGAGGAGTGAGCCCTGAGACCCTGCAGCAATTCTGCTCTCCCCACATCGACGTCATCTCCCTGGGCTGCATCACTCAGGGCTGCCCTGTGGTGGACTTCTCTCTGAAGGTCATTCACTAA